A single region of the Sphingobium sp. EP60837 genome encodes:
- a CDS encoding ammonium transporter, whose protein sequence is MFARCLLLFLFLASPQTANAQVAVAVADSGDTGWMIVCALLVLLAALPGLLLRNAGLVNVRSALSVAAQGIAVAAGASLAWAIAGYSLAYAPGSSWLGGGANLLLANLGSLRQGLTIPESAFVLFQMALALLAACLLPGATAERARFGWMAGLAPLWLLIVYAPLAHAIWGGGWLAEFGVIDFAGSLVIHMSAGFSALALSLILGRRRASPVASHAPVLSLAGGALIWIGWAGIVGGWALGATDDAAAAILNTHFAACAGALAWMLADRVATGRVSATGALSGAVAGLVAISASAALAGTGGAMLIGLIAAILCRAGKAMLGNRIDDPASIFLLHGVAGLIGALLLPLFVQPLLGGVGFEGDISLRAVMLSQFAGVAVVALWSMAGTAIAALLLSVALPMRLTSQEATEGLDQIDHGQQGWDFR, encoded by the coding sequence ATGTTCGCTCGTTGCCTTCTTCTCTTCCTTTTCCTCGCCTCGCCGCAGACCGCGAATGCGCAGGTCGCGGTTGCGGTCGCGGATAGTGGCGACACCGGCTGGATGATCGTCTGCGCCCTGCTGGTGTTGCTCGCCGCGCTGCCGGGGCTGCTGCTGCGTAACGCGGGGCTGGTCAACGTGCGCAGCGCCCTATCGGTGGCCGCCCAAGGCATCGCTGTCGCTGCAGGCGCATCGCTGGCCTGGGCGATTGCGGGCTATAGCCTAGCCTATGCTCCAGGAAGCAGTTGGCTGGGTGGCGGCGCAAACCTGCTGCTCGCCAATCTCGGCTCTCTTCGCCAAGGGCTGACCATCCCGGAATCCGCCTTCGTCCTCTTCCAGATGGCGCTCGCCCTGCTCGCCGCCTGCCTCCTGCCCGGCGCGACGGCGGAGCGGGCGCGGTTCGGTTGGATGGCGGGGCTTGCGCCCCTCTGGCTGCTTATCGTTTACGCCCCGCTGGCCCATGCCATCTGGGGCGGGGGCTGGCTTGCGGAGTTCGGCGTCATCGATTTCGCGGGCAGCCTCGTTATCCACATGAGCGCGGGATTTTCCGCGCTGGCGCTGTCCCTGATCCTCGGCCGCCGTCGAGCTTCGCCGGTTGCGAGCCATGCGCCGGTACTCAGCCTCGCTGGCGGCGCACTGATCTGGATCGGCTGGGCGGGTATCGTTGGCGGCTGGGCGCTAGGCGCAACCGACGACGCCGCTGCCGCCATCCTGAACACACATTTCGCGGCTTGCGCGGGAGCGCTGGCCTGGATGCTGGCAGACCGTGTCGCCACCGGGCGCGTGAGCGCCACCGGGGCGCTGTCTGGCGCAGTCGCGGGCTTGGTCGCCATCTCCGCTTCCGCGGCCTTGGCCGGCACGGGCGGCGCGATGCTGATTGGTCTCATCGCGGCGATTCTCTGCCGCGCCGGGAAAGCGATGCTCGGCAACCGGATCGATGACCCGGCAAGCATTTTCCTGCTCCACGGCGTTGCTGGCCTGATAGGCGCGCTGTTGCTGCCGCTATTTGTTCAGCCCTTGCTCGGCGGCGTCGGTTTTGAAGGTGACATCAGTCTGCGCGCCGTCATGCTCAGCCAGTTTGCAGGCGTCGCCGTCGTCGCACTGTGGTCAATGGCCGGAACAGCGATAGCGGCACTGTTGCTCTCCGTCGCATTGCCGATGCGTCTCACTTCGCAAGAGGCCACGGAGGGCCTCGACCAGATCGATCATGGCCAACAGGGCTGGGACTTCCGCTAG
- a CDS encoding glycosyltransferase: protein MTTAVGIFAHQEERRIGACLASLPLDRPNTCYHILVNGSTDATAARARNAAGNRANVLVHDIATGGKSRTWNHFVHDLLGGGEDAVIFLDGDAEIAPGSIDALVRRLGKGQANAAAGMPRNGRMATHYRRLLRDEGGLFGDLYALSGSFVDRIRSRELRLPQDLIGDDGLVAAWAHTDLGTDAAWNRDRVIACEDAGFLCEPVRLTSPATWRMQYRRMINYSVRFFQNRIVSDIMGRVGPDGLPDELRDLYPLWLPRFTPRSGPTGWFDRKALARMRAAA from the coding sequence ATGACGACCGCCGTCGGCATCTTCGCTCATCAGGAGGAGCGGCGGATCGGCGCTTGCCTCGCGTCTCTTCCACTGGATCGGCCAAATACCTGCTATCATATACTGGTGAACGGATCGACCGACGCTACCGCTGCGCGCGCGCGGAATGCGGCGGGGAATCGTGCGAATGTGCTGGTGCACGACATTGCAACCGGCGGAAAATCCCGGACCTGGAATCACTTCGTCCACGACCTGCTCGGTGGCGGCGAGGACGCCGTCATCTTTCTGGATGGAGACGCGGAAATCGCGCCCGGCTCGATCGACGCGTTGGTGAGAAGGCTTGGGAAAGGGCAGGCAAATGCAGCTGCGGGCATGCCGCGCAATGGCCGTATGGCAACCCACTACCGCCGCCTCCTGCGCGACGAAGGCGGGCTCTTCGGTGATCTTTATGCGCTGTCAGGCAGCTTCGTCGATCGCATTCGTTCGCGCGAGTTGCGCCTCCCGCAAGACCTGATCGGGGATGACGGGCTGGTGGCCGCCTGGGCGCACACTGACCTGGGAACCGACGCCGCCTGGAATCGCGATCGCGTCATCGCCTGCGAGGATGCGGGCTTCCTCTGCGAACCCGTGCGCCTCACCAGCCCCGCGACCTGGCGGATGCAATATCGCCGGATGATCAACTATTCGGTCCGCTTCTTCCAGAACCGGATCGTGTCGGACATCATGGGCCGGGTAGGGCCGGATGGCCTGCCGGACGAACTGCGGGATCTCTATCCGCTATGGCTCCCCCGCTTCACGCCCCGCTCCGGGCCGACAGGTTGGTTCGACCGCAAGGCGCTCGCGCGGATGCGGGCAGCCGCTTAG
- a CDS encoding MFS transporter, with protein sequence MNAATTTPSSTSLERDARQVTARDHRVAPGEIAIGVIIGRTSEFFDFFVYAIASCIVFPAHVFPYLSPLAGTLWSFAIFALAFITRPIGSFIFMAVDRAYGRGVKLTIALFLLGGSTAFIAFLPGYETIGIWSAVLLAIFRAGQGLALGGTWDGLASLLSLNAPQNKRGWYAMMPQLGAPLALVVASGLFAFFLSVLSRADFLEWGWRYPFFVAFAINVVALFARLRIVVTHEFERLFEARELQPSPVLETVRSDGRNIIIGAFAPLASFALFHMVSVFPLSWIALYTKQPLERFLVIEAIGATVGVLAIIVSGFVADMVGRRKLLAWSALGIGIFSIAAPLLLNGGELAEIAFMILGFMLLGLSFGQSSGVVASNFSTATRYTGSALTSDLAWLVGAGFAPLVALALSVTFGLAASGVYLLSGAIVTGLALFINKELAGKDR encoded by the coding sequence ATGAACGCCGCGACCACCACGCCATCCTCCACATCGCTGGAGCGCGATGCCCGCCAGGTAACCGCGCGCGATCATCGCGTCGCCCCCGGCGAGATCGCGATTGGCGTGATCATCGGGCGGACGTCGGAATTTTTCGACTTCTTCGTCTATGCGATCGCGTCGTGCATCGTGTTTCCGGCGCATGTCTTTCCTTATCTCAGCCCGCTAGCGGGCACGCTCTGGTCATTCGCCATCTTCGCGCTGGCGTTCATCACTCGGCCGATCGGGTCCTTCATCTTCATGGCGGTCGATCGTGCCTATGGGCGAGGGGTGAAGCTGACCATCGCGCTGTTCCTGTTGGGTGGATCGACCGCGTTCATCGCCTTCCTGCCCGGCTATGAGACGATCGGGATATGGTCGGCGGTGCTGCTGGCGATATTCCGGGCGGGGCAGGGCTTGGCGCTGGGCGGGACATGGGACGGGCTGGCTTCGCTGCTGTCGCTCAACGCGCCGCAGAACAAGCGCGGCTGGTATGCGATGATGCCGCAGCTGGGCGCACCGCTGGCGCTGGTGGTGGCGAGCGGGCTCTTCGCCTTCTTCCTTTCGGTGCTGTCACGGGCCGACTTCCTTGAGTGGGGCTGGCGCTATCCCTTCTTCGTGGCGTTCGCGATCAATGTGGTGGCGCTGTTTGCCCGGCTGCGGATCGTGGTGACCCATGAGTTCGAGCGGCTGTTCGAGGCGCGCGAGCTGCAGCCCTCGCCGGTGCTGGAGACGGTGCGGAGCGACGGGCGGAACATCATTATCGGCGCCTTCGCTCCGCTGGCGAGCTTTGCGCTGTTCCATATGGTGTCGGTGTTCCCGCTGTCCTGGATCGCGCTTTACACGAAGCAGCCGCTGGAGCGGTTCCTGGTGATCGAGGCGATCGGCGCGACTGTCGGGGTGCTGGCGATTATCGTGTCGGGCTTCGTCGCGGACATGGTGGGGCGGCGCAAGCTGCTGGCCTGGTCGGCGCTGGGCATTGGCATTTTCAGCATCGCCGCGCCGCTGCTGCTGAACGGCGGGGAATTGGCTGAGATCGCTTTCATGATCCTGGGGTTCATGCTGCTGGGCCTGAGCTTCGGCCAGTCGTCCGGCGTGGTGGCGTCCAACTTTTCGACGGCGACGCGCTATACCGGGTCGGCGCTGACGTCGGACCTTGCCTGGCTGGTGGGCGCGGGGTTCGCACCGCTGGTGGCGCTTGCGCTGTCGGTAACCTTTGGGCTGGCGGCTTCGGGCGTTTATCTGCTCTCTGGCGCGATCGTCACCGGGCTGGCGTTGTTCATCAACAAGGAACTGGCGGGCAAGGACCGCTAA
- the cyoA gene encoding ubiquinol oxidase subunit II: MTARPARLSPAFLRRFAPLLLLPLGACNWVVMSPAGDVAVQQRDLILISTLLMLLIILPVMAMTIWFAWRYREQAQAKDYDPDWDHSTSLELLIWSAPLLIIIALGAITWTSTHLLDPYRPIERIDSARKVDPAAKRLQVEVVALDWKWLFIYPELGIATVNELAAPVDQPIEFKITSATLMNSFFVPALAGQIYAMPGMQTVLHAVANKPGNFEGFSANYSGAGFSNMRFRFKAMDRAGFDRWVAQVKASKAKLDRAAYVKLEQPSEKVPPMYFAGVEPKLFHAALNMCAQPGKRCMDEVMMTDMMGGGGKESARDTQGLRHDGTIDVGGFHPVEPGKKGEVAQPAGMTPAAERTPAEQGHAAPGQKDADGHAGHHGH; encoded by the coding sequence ATGACTGCGCGTCCTGCCCGCCTCTCTCCCGCATTTTTGCGCCGATTCGCGCCTTTGCTGCTGCTTCCCCTGGGGGCGTGCAACTGGGTGGTCATGTCGCCCGCCGGCGATGTCGCGGTGCAGCAGCGGGACTTGATCCTCATCTCTACCCTGCTGATGCTGCTCATCATCCTGCCGGTCATGGCGATGACGATCTGGTTCGCCTGGCGTTACCGGGAACAGGCGCAGGCGAAGGATTATGACCCCGATTGGGACCATTCGACCAGCCTCGAACTGCTGATCTGGTCCGCCCCGCTGCTGATCATCATCGCGCTGGGCGCCATCACCTGGACCAGCACCCATCTTCTCGACCCCTACCGCCCGATCGAACGCATCGATTCTGCGCGCAAGGTCGATCCCGCCGCCAAGCGGCTCCAGGTCGAAGTCGTGGCGCTCGACTGGAAATGGCTGTTCATCTACCCGGAACTGGGCATCGCGACCGTCAATGAACTGGCCGCGCCGGTTGATCAGCCGATCGAGTTCAAGATTACCTCGGCCACGCTGATGAACAGCTTCTTCGTGCCCGCGCTCGCCGGGCAGATCTACGCCATGCCCGGCATGCAGACGGTCCTCCACGCCGTCGCCAACAAGCCCGGCAATTTCGAAGGCTTCTCCGCCAACTATTCCGGCGCGGGCTTCTCCAACATGCGCTTCCGCTTCAAGGCGATGGATCGGGCCGGCTTCGATCGCTGGGTCGCTCAGGTGAAAGCCAGCAAGGCCAAGCTCGACCGCGCGGCCTATGTGAAGCTGGAACAGCCGAGCGAGAAGGTCCCGCCGATGTATTTTGCGGGCGTCGAGCCCAAGCTCTTCCACGCCGCGCTCAACATGTGCGCCCAGCCCGGCAAGCGCTGCATGGACGAGGTCATGATGACCGACATGATGGGTGGCGGCGGCAAGGAGTCTGCCCGCGACACGCAAGGACTACGCCATGACGGCACCATCGACGTAGGCGGCTTCCATCCGGTCGAGCCCGGCAAGAAGGGCGAGGTCGCCCAGCCCGCAGGCATGACCCCGGCAGCAGAGCGGACGCCTGCCGAGCAGGGCCATGCGGCTCCTGGACAGAAAGACGCTGATGGACATGCCGGGCATCATGGTCACTGA
- the cyoB gene encoding cytochrome o ubiquinol oxidase subunit I — protein sequence MSPHPASENSGIWKLIFGRLDWSAVPIHEPIVMGTFLAVVIGGVAILGIVTKYRLWGMLWRDWFTTVDHKRIGIMYMILGLIMFVRGFADALMMRLQQAWAFNGSEGYLNAHHYDQIFTAHGVIMIFFVAMPMITGIMNYMVPLQIGARDVSFPFLNNFSFWMTTAGAVITMMSLFVGEFARTGWLAYPPLSGIAYSPGVGVDYYIWGLQIAGIGTLLSGVNLIATIVKMRAPGMSMMKLPIFVWTSLCSNILIVAAFPVLTAVLALLSLDRYVGTAFFTNDMGGNPMMYVNLIWIWGHPEVYILILPLFGVFSEVTSTFSSKRLFGYSSMVYATVVIAILSYLVWLHHFFTMGSGASVNSFFGITTMVISIPTGAKLFNWLFTMYRGRIRFELPMMWTVAFMLTFVVGGMTGVLLAVPPADFVLHNSLFLIAHFHNVIIGGVLFGMFAAINYWWPKAFGFKLDRTWGVRSFWLWVVGFWVAFMPLYILGLMGVTRRMRVFDDPSLQIWFQIAALGAVMIAAGIACMFIQFGVSIMKRDQLRDTTGDPWDGRTLEWATSSPPPDYNFAFTPVIHDGDAWADMKKRGYERPLSGYEAIHMPSNTGSGIILAGLSVAFGVGMIWYMWWLAGLSFIGILAVAIGHTFNYKRDFYIPQNVVERTEGERTRQLAMQG from the coding sequence ATGTCCCCCCATCCCGCATCCGAAAATAGCGGCATCTGGAAACTGATCTTCGGCCGCCTCGACTGGAGCGCCGTCCCTATCCACGAACCCATCGTGATGGGCACCTTCCTCGCCGTGGTCATTGGCGGCGTGGCGATCCTTGGCATCGTCACCAAATACCGCCTGTGGGGCATGCTGTGGCGCGACTGGTTCACCACCGTCGATCACAAGCGCATCGGGATCATGTATATGATCCTGGGCCTCATCATGTTCGTGCGCGGCTTCGCAGACGCTCTGATGATGCGGCTTCAGCAGGCATGGGCCTTCAATGGTTCGGAAGGCTATCTGAACGCGCATCACTACGACCAGATATTCACCGCGCACGGCGTCATCATGATCTTCTTCGTCGCGATGCCGATGATCACCGGGATCATGAACTATATGGTCCCGCTGCAGATCGGCGCGCGCGACGTCAGCTTCCCCTTCCTCAACAATTTCAGCTTCTGGATGACCACCGCAGGCGCCGTCATCACCATGATGTCGCTGTTCGTGGGGGAGTTCGCGCGGACCGGCTGGCTCGCCTATCCGCCACTGTCAGGCATCGCCTATAGCCCAGGGGTCGGCGTCGATTATTATATCTGGGGCCTTCAGATAGCGGGCATCGGCACGTTGTTATCGGGCGTCAACCTGATCGCGACCATCGTGAAGATGCGCGCGCCCGGCATGAGCATGATGAAGCTGCCCATCTTCGTCTGGACCTCGCTCTGCTCCAACATCCTGATCGTCGCCGCCTTCCCAGTGCTGACCGCCGTGCTCGCGCTGCTCAGCCTCGACCGCTATGTCGGCACCGCCTTCTTCACGAACGACATGGGCGGCAACCCCATGATGTATGTGAACCTCATCTGGATCTGGGGCCATCCGGAGGTTTACATCCTCATCCTGCCGCTGTTCGGCGTGTTCAGCGAAGTCACCTCGACCTTCTCGTCAAAGCGCCTCTTCGGCTATTCCTCGATGGTCTATGCGACGGTCGTCATCGCGATCCTCAGCTACCTGGTCTGGCTGCACCATTTCTTCACCATGGGATCGGGCGCCAGCGTCAACAGCTTCTTCGGCATCACGACGATGGTGATCTCCATCCCGACCGGGGCCAAGCTCTTCAACTGGCTCTTCACCATGTATCGCGGCCGCATCCGCTTCGAACTGCCGATGATGTGGACGGTCGCCTTCATGCTGACCTTCGTGGTGGGCGGCATGACCGGCGTTCTGCTTGCGGTGCCGCCCGCCGATTTCGTGCTGCACAATTCGCTGTTCCTGATCGCGCATTTCCACAATGTGATCATCGGCGGCGTGCTGTTTGGCATGTTCGCGGCGATCAACTATTGGTGGCCCAAGGCGTTCGGGTTCAAGCTCGACCGGACTTGGGGCGTGCGCAGCTTCTGGCTGTGGGTCGTGGGCTTCTGGGTCGCCTTCATGCCGCTCTATATCCTTGGCCTGATGGGCGTGACCCGCCGCATGCGCGTGTTCGACGATCCTTCGCTACAAATCTGGTTCCAGATCGCGGCCTTGGGCGCCGTGATGATCGCGGCGGGCATCGCCTGCATGTTCATCCAGTTCGGCGTCAGCATCATGAAGCGCGATCAGCTGCGCGACACGACCGGCGATCCTTGGGACGGCCGCACGCTCGAATGGGCGACCAGCTCGCCACCGCCCGACTATAATTTCGCCTTCACGCCCGTCATCCATGATGGCGACGCATGGGCGGACATGAAGAAGCGCGGTTATGAGCGTCCGCTCTCGGGCTATGAAGCGATCCACATGCCCAGCAACACCGGCAGCGGCATCATCCTGGCGGGCCTCTCGGTGGCCTTCGGGGTCGGCATGATCTGGTACATGTGGTGGCTCGCGGGCCTCAGCTTCATCGGCATATTGGCCGTCGCGATCGGTCATACCTTTAACTACAAGCGCGACTTCTACATCCCCCAGAATGTGGTGGAGCGCACCGAGGGCGAGCGTACGCGTCAACTCGCCATGCAGGGCTGA
- the cyoC gene encoding cytochrome o ubiquinol oxidase subunit III — translation MLGFWIYLMSDCLIFACLFATYAVLGGSYAAGPSPKDLFDLPLVALNTAMLLFSSITYGFAMLAMEKNRVAATQGWLAITGLFGLAFLSIELYEFAHLIHEGATPMRSGFLSAFFTLVGTHGLHVTFGTIWLVTLMVQVAKKGLIPANQRRLMCLSLFWHFLDVIWIGVFTFVYLMGMLR, via the coding sequence ATGCTGGGCTTCTGGATCTACCTGATGAGCGACTGCCTCATCTTCGCCTGTCTGTTCGCGACCTATGCGGTGCTGGGCGGTAGCTATGCGGCAGGACCGAGCCCCAAGGACCTGTTCGATCTGCCGCTGGTCGCGCTCAATACCGCAATGCTGCTCTTCTCGTCCATCACCTATGGCTTTGCCATGCTGGCGATGGAAAAGAACCGCGTGGCGGCCACGCAGGGCTGGCTGGCCATCACCGGCCTGTTCGGCCTCGCCTTCCTCTCGATCGAGCTGTACGAATTCGCGCACCTCATCCATGAAGGCGCGACCCCGATGCGCTCGGGCTTCCTGTCGGCCTTCTTCACCCTGGTCGGCACCCACGGGCTGCACGTGACCTTCGGCACCATCTGGCTGGTGACGCTGATGGTTCAGGTCGCGAAAAAGGGCCTGATCCCCGCCAATCAGCGCCGCCTCATGTGCCTGTCCTTGTTCTGGCACTTCCTGGACGTCATCTGGATCGGCGTCTTCACCTTCGTCTATCTCATGGGGATGCTGCGATGA
- the cyoD gene encoding cytochrome o ubiquinol oxidase subunit IV: MSAHDQHHDAHHADGHAHGTFGSYMIGFGLSVILTAIPFWLVMTGVLNDPQLTAFTILGFAVVQILVHMIYFLHMNTRSEGGWTMLALIFTIVLVVITLSGSIWVMYHLNHNMMPQMQGMSAHDMSQMP, from the coding sequence ATGAGCGCGCACGACCAACATCACGACGCCCATCACGCCGACGGCCATGCCCATGGCACCTTCGGCAGCTACATGATCGGCTTTGGCCTGTCGGTGATTCTGACGGCCATCCCCTTCTGGCTGGTCATGACCGGCGTGCTGAACGATCCGCAGCTGACCGCCTTCACAATCTTGGGCTTCGCGGTGGTGCAGATATTGGTCCACATGATCTACTTTCTGCACATGAACACCCGCTCCGAAGGGGGCTGGACGATGCTGGCGCTGATCTTCACGATCGTGCTGGTCGTCATCACCCTCTCGGGCTCCATCTGGGTAATGTATCATCTCAACCATAATATGATGCCGCAGATGCAAGGCATGAGCGCGCATGACATGAGCCAGATGCCGTGA
- a CDS encoding SURF1 family protein yields the protein MTADAPRRRSAGFLIGFTIAAVLAVAGLVSLGVWQLNRLTWKRDLIAKVESRVHAAPIAAPSAAGPNDAYRRVTASGHFLHDRATLVQASTVRGAGYWVLTPLATDRGFTLLVNRGFVPPEGRMRYGQPIGRIRIRGLMRLTEPGGGFLRSNDPAANRWYSRDVTAIAAARRLRAPVANYFIDAERGPPDALPVGGLTVLRFPNSHLSYALTWFALAALVAGGYMVVMRHEWKERRR from the coding sequence GTGACAGCCGACGCACCCCGCCGCCGGTCGGCGGGGTTCCTTATCGGCTTTACGATAGCGGCCGTGCTGGCCGTGGCCGGGCTTGTCAGCCTTGGCGTCTGGCAACTCAACCGTCTGACCTGGAAACGCGATCTCATCGCTAAGGTCGAAAGCCGCGTCCACGCCGCGCCAATCGCGGCCCCTTCTGCGGCAGGTCCGAACGACGCCTATCGTCGCGTGACAGCGTCGGGCCATTTTCTACACGACCGCGCCACATTGGTTCAGGCTTCGACCGTGCGCGGGGCGGGCTATTGGGTGCTGACGCCGCTGGCGACGGATCGCGGCTTCACCCTGCTCGTCAATCGCGGCTTCGTGCCTCCTGAGGGACGCATGCGCTACGGACAGCCCATAGGACGCATCCGGATCAGAGGCCTGATGCGCTTGACCGAGCCCGGCGGCGGTTTCCTGCGGAGCAATGATCCCGCCGCCAACCGCTGGTATTCGCGCGACGTGACCGCTATCGCGGCGGCGCGCCGGCTTCGCGCTCCTGTCGCCAATTATTTCATCGATGCGGAACGCGGGCCGCCTGACGCCCTGCCCGTCGGGGGCCTCACCGTCCTCCGCTTCCCCAACAGCCATTTATCCTATGCGCTCACATGGTTCGCGCTGGCGGCGCTGGTCGCTGGCGGGTACATGGTCGTCATGCGGCACGAATGGAAAGAGCGCCGGAGATGA
- a CDS encoding ATP-binding protein: MKRSLPISARWLPGQWPADAAGRKNMALLVQLRWIAIAGQVGTILFVHWGMGINLPVAAMLLVASVAAAVNVVSFAALRHRTDVARAELFLALLFDVLLLTAQLYLSGGATNPFIALYLLQVALGVVLLDRLSIWGIVLMAMLCAALLSFVYRPLGLTDALQGHLFDLHIVGTWICLAMIAVLLVLFMSRVTGNLQAREAYLAQLRQQAAEEEHIVRMGLLASGAAHELGTPLSQLAVVLGDWRHMPEIAAHPPLLEEVGEMQAAVQRCKQILTSILISSGEARGEAPEITSIRYFIDEIAESWRSANPGMPLRCDFGPHDYPRIIADPVIRQAIVNLLDNAREAGATYIDLLVGRDSSSLNIAVRDNGSGFSEQMLADFGKPYRSSKGKQGGGLGLFLVVNVVRKLGGSVSASNGADGGALILLRLPLSTVALEEPADDK; the protein is encoded by the coding sequence ATGAAGCGATCGCTTCCCATCAGCGCCCGCTGGCTACCCGGTCAGTGGCCCGCCGACGCGGCTGGTCGCAAGAATATGGCGCTACTGGTGCAACTGCGCTGGATCGCCATTGCCGGACAGGTCGGCACCATCCTCTTCGTTCATTGGGGCATGGGCATTAACCTGCCGGTGGCGGCGATGCTGCTGGTGGCGTCGGTGGCCGCCGCCGTGAATGTCGTCAGCTTCGCCGCGCTCCGCCACCGCACCGATGTCGCCCGCGCCGAACTGTTCCTTGCGCTGCTCTTCGACGTGCTGCTGCTGACCGCGCAGCTTTATCTCAGCGGCGGCGCTACCAACCCCTTCATCGCGCTTTACCTGCTGCAGGTCGCGCTGGGCGTGGTTCTGCTCGACCGGCTGAGCATCTGGGGAATCGTCCTTATGGCGATGCTCTGCGCCGCGCTGCTCTCCTTCGTCTACCGCCCGCTGGGTCTCACCGACGCGCTGCAGGGGCATCTTTTCGACTTGCACATCGTCGGCACCTGGATTTGCCTCGCCATGATCGCGGTGCTGCTCGTCCTTTTCATGAGCCGCGTGACCGGCAACCTCCAGGCCCGCGAAGCCTATCTCGCCCAGCTGCGCCAGCAGGCAGCGGAGGAAGAACATATCGTCCGCATGGGCCTTCTGGCCTCCGGGGCCGCCCACGAACTGGGCACCCCCCTCTCCCAGCTCGCGGTCGTGCTGGGCGACTGGCGTCACATGCCCGAAATCGCCGCCCATCCGCCCCTCCTCGAAGAGGTCGGGGAGATGCAGGCCGCTGTACAACGCTGTAAGCAGATATTGACTAGCATTCTCATTTCGTCCGGCGAGGCGCGCGGCGAAGCCCCAGAAATCACTTCAATTCGCTATTTCATTGATGAAATCGCCGAAAGCTGGCGCTCCGCCAATCCCGGAATGCCACTCCGCTGCGACTTCGGCCCCCATGATTATCCCCGCATCATCGCCGATCCCGTCATCCGCCAGGCCATCGTCAATCTACTCGACAACGCCCGCGAAGCCGGCGCCACCTATATCGATCTGCTCGTCGGCCGCGACAGTAGCTCGCTCAACATCGCCGTCCGCGACAATGGCAGCGGCTTTTCCGAACAGATGCTCGCCGACTTCGGCAAACCCTACCGCTCCAGCAAGGGCAAGCAGGGCGGCGGCCTCGGCCTCTTCCTCGTGGTCAACGTCGTCCGCAAACTCGGCGGCAGCGTATCAGCCAGCAACGGCGCCGACGGCGGCGCATTGATCCTGCTCCGCCTGCCCCTCAGCACCGTCGCCTTGGAGGAACCGGCCGATGACAAGTGA
- a CDS encoding response regulator transcription factor — MTSDRVLVLVEDDEAFAKTLKRSFERRGYQVLTADSHAALLSLLEEHKPGYAVVDLKLGPESGLVCVQTLHAHDPDMLIVVLTGFASIATAVEAIKLGASHYLAKPSNTDDIEAAFARSSGDPSTPLAPRPTSIKTLEWEHIHEVLKDSDFNISEAARRLGMHRRTLARKLAKRQVG; from the coding sequence ATGACAAGTGACAGGGTCCTCGTCCTGGTCGAGGATGACGAAGCCTTCGCCAAGACCCTTAAGCGATCCTTCGAACGACGCGGCTATCAGGTCCTGACCGCCGACAGCCACGCAGCGCTTCTCTCTCTGCTCGAAGAGCATAAACCTGGCTATGCGGTCGTCGATCTGAAGCTGGGGCCGGAATCGGGATTGGTTTGCGTCCAGACGCTCCACGCCCATGATCCCGACATGTTGATTGTCGTGCTGACCGGCTTCGCCAGCATCGCGACCGCCGTGGAAGCGATCAAGCTCGGCGCATCCCATTATCTCGCCAAGCCATCCAATACCGACGACATCGAAGCCGCCTTCGCCCGTTCGTCAGGCGATCCGTCAACGCCCCTCGCCCCCCGCCCGACGTCGATCAAGACGCTGGAGTGGGAGCATATCCACGAAGTTCTGAAAGACAGCGACTTCAACATTTCGGAAGCGGCACGCCGCCTCGGCATGCACCGCCGCACCCTGGCGCGAAAGCTGGCCAAGCGGCAGGTGGGCTGA